One segment of Salvia splendens isolate huo1 chromosome 20, SspV2, whole genome shotgun sequence DNA contains the following:
- the LOC121781389 gene encoding uncharacterized protein LOC121781389 produces the protein MPPRRNVRNANRAPTPQATEVESVAQPTPQPSPPPPPPPPQVDREIVKLFLKHKPPVFDGMGEPEKAESRIRALERIFTILMCNDAERMACVTYQLTGSAVFWWDTKMKTTPRDQVNGMTWENFKEAIYNKYVPKSYRKAKAAEFYNLTQGRMSVTEYDRALCDMTQYAPEQVDTDEKLAEKFREGLRHEIKMALASRGRLTYAEALALALDVEAAMPKERVTENTTLALTLSHHSREKRK, from the coding sequence atgccgccaagacgtaatGTAAGGAATGCGAACCGGGCGCCTACACCTCAGGCGACGGAAGTCGAGAGTGTGGCACAACCAACCCCACAACcttcaccaccaccaccaccacctccacctcaaGTGGACCGAGAAATTGTGAAGttgtttttgaaacataaaccACCTGtcttcgatggaatgggagagccAGAAAAGGCTGAGAGTAGGATACGCGCATTGGAGCGCATTTTTACAATTCTGATGTGCAACGATGCCGAGCGAATGGCTTGTGTGACCTATCAGTTGACTGGGTCAGCTGTCTTCtggtgggataccaagatgaagACCACGCCACGAGATCAAGTGAATGGAATGACCTGGGAGAATTTCAAGGAGGCGATATATAACAAGTACGTGCCAAAGAGCTATCGAAAGGCGAAGGCGGCTGAGTTTTACAACTTAACTCAGGGGCGCATGTCAGTGACTGAATATGATCGCGCACTCTGTGATATGACCCAGTATGCACCCGAACAAGTTGACACGGATGAGAAACTGGCAGAAAAATTCCGTGAGGGTTTAAGGCATGAGATAAAGATGGCTTTGGCTAGTCGTGGAAGACTTACATATGCGGAGGCGTTGGCCCTCGCGCTAGatgttgaggcagctatgcctaAGGAGAGGGTGACGGAGAACACTACGCTGGCTTTAACTCTATCGCATCATTCccgggagaagaggaagtga